In a genomic window of Salegentibacter salegens:
- a CDS encoding SDR family NAD(P)-dependent oxidoreductase, which yields MKKNILLIGGSTGIGLEIANQLVIESNVIVASRNKGELNDDIKHLEFDVLKDNIEDLELPEEIHGLVYCPGSINLKPFKILKHKDFEEEMNLNFLSLVKVVQGVMPKLKEAENASLVFFSTVAVKVGMPFHTSVAAAKGAIEGFAKSLAAEYAPSLRVNVIAPSLTDTPLAEKLLSNDSKKEKMSERHPLKRVGNAKDIANAATFLLSDENSWITGQIIGVDGGLSTLNIS from the coding sequence ATGAAAAAGAATATTTTACTTATTGGCGGCTCTACTGGTATCGGACTTGAAATTGCCAATCAACTAGTTATAGAAAGTAATGTAATTGTGGCCTCAAGAAACAAAGGCGAATTAAATGATGATATTAAACATCTAGAATTCGATGTTTTAAAAGATAATATTGAAGACCTTGAGTTGCCTGAAGAAATCCACGGCCTGGTTTATTGCCCCGGCAGCATCAACCTGAAACCTTTTAAAATCCTAAAACATAAAGATTTTGAGGAAGAAATGAATCTTAATTTTTTAAGTTTGGTAAAAGTAGTTCAGGGAGTAATGCCGAAATTAAAAGAAGCCGAAAATGCAAGTTTGGTATTTTTTAGCACCGTGGCCGTTAAAGTTGGAATGCCCTTTCATACCAGCGTTGCTGCGGCAAAAGGTGCGATTGAAGGATTTGCAAAATCTCTCGCAGCAGAGTATGCTCCCAGCCTTCGTGTAAACGTGATCGCTCCATCTTTAACCGATACTCCGCTAGCTGAAAAGTTATTGTCTAATGATTCCAAGAAAGAGAAGATGAGTGAAAGACATCCGCTTAAAAGGGTTGGAAATGCGAAGGATATTGCAAACGCAGCTACCTTTTTATTAAGCGATGAAAACAGCTGGATTACCGGCCAGATTATTGGGGTAGACGGCGGACTTTCAACTTTAAATATTTCATAA
- a CDS encoding ribonucleoside-diphosphate reductase subunit alpha translates to MPETIIKETQQERLWWLNEESQQILNRGYLLKGETTKSAIERVANAAAKRLYKPELAEAFIEMIERGWMSLSSPIWANMGTERGLPISCFNVYVPDNIEGITHKLGEVIMQTKIGGGTSGYFGELRGRGSAVTDNGKSSGATSFMKLFDTAMDTISQGGVRRGAFAAYLDIDHPDIKEFLEIKNIGNPIQNLFYGVCVPDYWMQEMIDGDRDKREIWAKVLESRQQKGLPYIFFKDNINRFKPQVYKDKNYVINSSNLCSEIALPSTEEESFICCLSSMNLELYDEWKDTEAVKLAIYFLDAVLQEFIAKTEDNYYLTPANKFAKRHRALGLGVMGWHSYLQKNRIPFEGLKAKGLTNSIFKEINEKATKASKELANIYGEPEVLKGYGLRNTTLMAVAPTTSSSAILGQASPGIEPFSSNYYKAGLAKGNFMRKNKYLKQLLQEKGLDTEETWRSIMLNHGSVQHLKELSDEERMIFKTFKEISQLEIIQQASVRQKYIDQAQSLNLNIPSDLPVREVNKLMIEAWQLGVKTLYYQRSQSVSKEFIANMVNCASCEA, encoded by the coding sequence ATGCCCGAAACAATAATTAAAGAAACCCAACAAGAACGCCTATGGTGGCTCAATGAAGAAAGCCAGCAAATACTTAACCGCGGCTATTTACTAAAAGGAGAAACCACAAAATCTGCTATTGAGCGCGTTGCAAATGCAGCTGCAAAAAGGCTCTACAAACCCGAACTGGCTGAAGCTTTTATAGAAATGATAGAGCGTGGATGGATGAGTTTAAGTTCACCTATTTGGGCCAATATGGGCACCGAACGCGGATTGCCAATCTCCTGTTTTAATGTATATGTACCCGATAATATTGAAGGTATTACCCACAAACTGGGCGAGGTAATTATGCAAACCAAGATTGGTGGTGGTACTTCCGGATATTTTGGAGAACTAAGGGGCCGTGGTAGCGCGGTAACCGATAACGGAAAAAGTAGCGGAGCAACCAGTTTTATGAAGCTTTTTGATACCGCTATGGATACTATTTCTCAAGGTGGTGTGCGCCGGGGAGCTTTTGCAGCTTACCTGGATATAGACCATCCCGATATTAAGGAATTTCTGGAGATAAAAAATATTGGAAATCCAATTCAGAATTTATTTTACGGCGTTTGTGTGCCCGATTACTGGATGCAAGAAATGATAGATGGCGATCGTGATAAACGGGAAATCTGGGCTAAAGTTTTAGAAAGCAGGCAGCAAAAAGGCTTGCCCTACATTTTCTTTAAAGACAATATTAACCGATTTAAACCGCAGGTTTATAAGGATAAAAACTATGTTATAAATTCCAGCAATTTGTGTTCAGAAATCGCACTGCCTTCTACCGAAGAAGAGTCTTTTATTTGCTGTCTTTCTTCAATGAATTTGGAGCTTTATGATGAATGGAAAGATACTGAAGCCGTAAAACTGGCTATCTACTTTTTAGACGCTGTTTTGCAGGAATTTATCGCAAAAACCGAAGATAATTATTACCTCACTCCTGCCAATAAATTTGCAAAAAGACATAGGGCACTCGGTCTTGGTGTTATGGGTTGGCATTCTTATCTTCAGAAGAACAGAATTCCTTTTGAAGGCTTAAAAGCAAAAGGCTTAACGAATTCCATTTTTAAAGAAATTAATGAGAAAGCTACAAAAGCGAGTAAAGAATTAGCTAATATTTATGGCGAACCCGAGGTTTTAAAAGGCTACGGATTAAGAAATACCACCCTAATGGCCGTGGCACCTACCACATCTTCTTCTGCAATTTTAGGCCAGGCATCACCGGGAATTGAACCTTTTAGCAGCAATTACTACAAGGCAGGTTTAGCTAAAGGAAATTTTATGCGCAAGAATAAATATTTAAAGCAACTACTTCAGGAAAAAGGACTGGATACCGAAGAAACCTGGCGCAGCATTATGCTGAATCACGGAAGCGTACAGCATTTAAAAGAATTGAGTGATGAAGAGCGAATGATTTTCAAAACCTTTAAAGAAATAAGTCAGTTAGAGATTATTCAGCAGGCTTCGGTTAGGCAAAAATATATAGACCAGGCGCAAAGTTTAAATTTGAATATTCCTTCAGATCTTCCGGTCAGAGAAGTTAATAAGCTGATGATAGAAGCCTGGCAACTCGGTGTAAAAACACTTTACTACCAAAGAAGCCAAAGTGTTTCCAAAGAATTTATAGCCAATATGGTGAATTGTGCTAGTTGTGAAGCTTAG
- the acs gene encoding acetate--CoA ligase, with protein sequence MSNYHIKNLEEYFQVYRKSVREPENFWEEVAEEHFSWRKKWDNVLSWDFKKPEVKWFENAKLNITENCIDRYLFNRSDKTAIIWEPNDPEEEAQHISYGELHKKVNKFANVLKNQGIKKGDRVCIYLPMIPELAVAMLACARIGAIHSVVFAGFSSKALATRTNDADCKMLITSDGSYRGNKTIDLKGIVDKALEECPGVEKVLVAKRLDSDIEMKEGRDEWLQPLLDEASDECEAETMDAEDPLFILYTSGSTGKPKGMLHTTAGYMVYTAYTFKNVFQYKEGDVYWCTADIGWITGHSYILYGPLANGATTVMFEGVPSYPDAGRFWDVVEKHKVNQFYTAPTAIRSLAKRNIEFVESHDLSSLKVLGTVGEPINEEAWHWYNDNVGKNKSPIVDTWWQTETGGIMITPIPYVTPVKPTYATLPFPGVQPALMDENGNELKGNQVDGRLCIKYPWPGMARTVWRDHERYKTTYFSTFENMYFTGDGALRDEVGYYRITGRVDDVIIVSGHNLGTAPIEDAIDEHPAVAESAVVGFPHDVKGNALYAFVTLKEVGESRNQDNLRKEIHQQIADKVGPIAKPEKIQFVSGLPKTRSGKIMRRILRKIASNQTEDLGDTSTLLNPEVVDEIMKDVL encoded by the coding sequence ATGAGTAATTATCATATTAAGAATTTAGAGGAATATTTTCAAGTTTATAGAAAATCGGTTAGAGAGCCGGAAAATTTTTGGGAAGAGGTAGCCGAAGAACATTTTTCGTGGCGAAAAAAATGGGATAATGTATTAAGCTGGGATTTTAAGAAACCTGAAGTAAAATGGTTTGAAAATGCTAAACTTAATATAACCGAAAATTGTATAGATCGGTATCTTTTTAATCGGTCAGACAAAACCGCAATTATCTGGGAGCCTAACGATCCTGAAGAAGAAGCGCAGCATATTTCCTATGGAGAACTTCATAAGAAGGTAAACAAGTTTGCGAATGTGTTAAAGAATCAGGGAATTAAAAAAGGCGACCGGGTTTGTATTTACTTACCCATGATTCCAGAACTTGCTGTTGCGATGCTGGCCTGTGCCAGGATTGGAGCAATACACTCTGTAGTTTTTGCAGGTTTTTCTTCAAAAGCACTCGCTACGAGAACTAATGATGCCGATTGTAAGATGCTTATTACCTCTGATGGTTCTTACCGTGGAAATAAAACCATAGACCTTAAAGGAATTGTAGATAAAGCCCTGGAAGAATGCCCTGGTGTAGAAAAGGTTTTGGTAGCCAAACGCCTTGACTCTGATATTGAAATGAAAGAAGGACGTGATGAATGGTTGCAACCGCTATTAGATGAAGCTTCAGATGAATGTGAAGCTGAAACTATGGATGCAGAAGATCCTCTTTTTATTCTGTATACTTCAGGTTCCACCGGGAAACCAAAAGGAATGTTGCACACCACGGCCGGATATATGGTTTACACAGCCTATACTTTTAAAAATGTTTTTCAGTATAAAGAAGGTGATGTGTATTGGTGTACAGCTGATATTGGCTGGATAACCGGCCACTCTTATATTTTATACGGCCCACTGGCAAACGGCGCAACTACAGTAATGTTTGAAGGCGTTCCTTCTTATCCTGATGCCGGAAGATTTTGGGATGTAGTGGAAAAACATAAGGTAAATCAGTTTTATACCGCGCCAACGGCAATTAGATCTTTGGCCAAAAGGAATATAGAATTTGTAGAAAGCCACGATCTTTCTTCTTTAAAGGTTCTGGGAACTGTTGGTGAACCTATTAATGAGGAAGCCTGGCACTGGTATAATGATAATGTAGGAAAAAATAAAAGCCCGATTGTAGATACCTGGTGGCAAACGGAAACCGGCGGAATTATGATTACCCCAATTCCTTATGTAACTCCGGTAAAACCAACCTATGCAACCTTGCCGTTTCCGGGAGTTCAACCTGCTTTAATGGATGAAAACGGGAATGAATTAAAAGGAAATCAGGTAGATGGCCGTTTATGTATTAAATACCCTTGGCCCGGTATGGCCCGAACGGTTTGGAGAGACCACGAACGTTATAAGACTACCTATTTTTCTACGTTTGAAAATATGTATTTTACCGGCGATGGTGCTTTAAGGGATGAAGTTGGTTATTACCGAATTACCGGTAGGGTAGACGATGTTATTATAGTTTCAGGCCATAATTTAGGTACGGCGCCAATTGAGGATGCTATAGATGAACACCCAGCAGTAGCTGAATCTGCAGTAGTTGGATTCCCGCACGATGTAAAAGGAAATGCACTTTATGCCTTTGTTACTTTAAAAGAAGTCGGGGAGTCAAGAAATCAGGATAATCTTAGAAAGGAAATTCATCAACAAATTGCAGACAAGGTTGGGCCAATTGCTAAACCTGAGAAAATTCAATTTGTTAGCGGACTTCCAAAAACGCGAAGCGGAAAAATTATGCGTAGAATTTTACGTAAAATAGCTTCAAACCAAACCGAAGATCTTGGAGATACGTCAACTTTACTAAACCCAGAAGTTGTAGATGAAATTATGAAAGATGTTTTATAA
- a CDS encoding DUF294 nucleotidyltransferase-like domain-containing protein yields the protein MKNTIASRIADFLKNYPPFNLLKKEDLLMISTQVKVKYLEKGKLLFAEGDVGHKRFYVVNKGAISLERDNDGKRQTIDKCDEGDIFGLRPLFAKENYLINAIAEEETILYAIPIKKFKPLSEENKEVGNFLMQSFASNTRNPYAEAHKGKLISEKEPVENQYKPNNNLFELQPAPVTRKVVMTSPETTIKAAAQLMSKKKVGSVLVVKENIPKGIVTDEDFRDMVATGAFGIETEVSKIMASPVICYPQGLTIAQAQLTMMKHHINHICITEDGTPNTKVVGILSEHDIMVSEGHNPSVLMKAIQRSSSTNELKKIRHKITLLLRGFLAANIPLNHISKIIFELNDATIKRIIERCIKKLATPPPCDFTWISLGSQGRKEQLLQTDQDNALIFEDVPEEKLEETRAYFLELARKVNKRLNIIGYEFCPAEMMAKNPKYCLSLSEWKDQFTNWIIDPGNDEILLCSIFFDFDISYGNVNLSNALADHIFSLTKDNRKFYAVMGATTLRNPSPLGFFRQFLLEEDGENKDFFDIKKRGITPLTDAGRLLILYHQVKNISNTAERFEKLAQLEPNNKELFLACAYASKVLLKFRTQHGLENRNSGRFIDLENLSKEEKIKLKRCFKSIRQVQELIKYRFEVTPYI from the coding sequence GAAGGTAAAATACCTTGAAAAAGGGAAATTACTTTTTGCTGAAGGTGATGTTGGCCATAAACGCTTCTATGTAGTGAATAAAGGAGCGATTTCTTTAGAACGCGATAATGATGGGAAGCGGCAAACTATCGATAAGTGTGACGAAGGCGATATTTTTGGCCTCAGGCCTTTATTTGCAAAAGAAAACTACCTCATCAATGCCATTGCCGAAGAAGAAACAATTCTTTACGCAATTCCCATAAAAAAATTCAAACCTCTTTCAGAAGAAAATAAAGAAGTAGGGAATTTCCTAATGCAAAGTTTTGCATCAAACACTCGTAATCCTTATGCTGAAGCTCATAAAGGAAAATTAATTTCAGAAAAAGAACCTGTAGAAAATCAATATAAACCCAACAATAATCTTTTTGAACTTCAGCCCGCACCGGTTACCAGGAAGGTGGTTATGACATCGCCGGAAACCACCATTAAAGCGGCAGCACAATTAATGAGTAAGAAGAAAGTAGGTTCGGTATTAGTGGTGAAAGAAAATATTCCGAAAGGCATTGTAACCGATGAGGACTTTAGAGATATGGTGGCTACAGGTGCTTTTGGAATTGAAACCGAAGTTTCTAAAATTATGGCCTCCCCCGTAATTTGTTATCCGCAGGGCCTCACTATCGCCCAGGCCCAACTCACAATGATGAAACACCATATTAATCATATTTGCATTACCGAAGATGGCACGCCGAATACAAAAGTAGTGGGAATACTTTCAGAACACGATATTATGGTTTCAGAAGGGCATAATCCTTCGGTTTTAATGAAAGCGATTCAGCGAAGCAGTAGCACGAACGAATTAAAGAAAATTCGACATAAAATCACTTTATTGTTGCGTGGATTTCTTGCTGCTAATATTCCGCTAAACCATATCTCTAAAATAATATTTGAATTAAATGATGCCACCATCAAAAGAATAATTGAACGTTGTATTAAAAAGCTGGCTACTCCCCCACCCTGCGATTTTACGTGGATTTCTCTTGGAAGCCAGGGCCGTAAAGAGCAGCTTTTACAAACCGACCAGGACAATGCGTTAATTTTTGAAGATGTTCCCGAAGAAAAGTTGGAAGAAACCCGGGCGTATTTCCTGGAATTAGCCAGAAAAGTAAATAAACGCCTGAATATTATTGGTTACGAATTTTGCCCCGCTGAAATGATGGCGAAAAACCCTAAATACTGCCTGAGTTTAAGTGAATGGAAAGACCAGTTTACCAACTGGATTATAGACCCGGGAAACGACGAGATTTTACTTTGTTCTATTTTCTTCGATTTTGATATTTCTTACGGAAATGTAAATTTATCTAATGCGCTGGCCGATCATATTTTTAGCCTTACCAAAGACAATCGCAAATTCTATGCGGTAATGGGGGCAACAACCTTAAGGAATCCGTCACCGCTTGGTTTCTTCAGGCAGTTTTTATTAGAGGAAGATGGTGAGAATAAAGATTTCTTCGACATTAAAAAACGAGGAATTACGCCACTTACCGATGCGGGCCGTTTACTTATTTTATACCACCAGGTAAAGAATATCAGTAATACTGCCGAGCGCTTTGAAAAACTGGCGCAACTTGAACCAAATAACAAAGAACTTTTCCTGGCTTGCGCCTATGCTTCTAAGGTTTTACTGAAATTTAGAACCCAACACGGTTTGGAAAACAGAAATAGCGGGCGGTTTATAGATTTGGAGAATTTGAGCAAAGAAGAAAAAATAAAACTGAAACGCTGTTTTAAAAGTATAAGACAGGTGCAGGAATTAATAAAATATCGTTTTGAAGTAACCCCATATATTTAA
- a CDS encoding DUF2911 domain-containing protein produces the protein MKKLLLFLCTAGLMSATQAQVQAPQPSPFTKVEQKVGLTDVTLEYSRPGMRDREIFGELVPFGDVWRTGANENTKITFSDDITIQGNELKAGTYAIYTIPQEDEWEVMFYSDASNWGNPAEWNEEKVALKATAEVMELPFKMETFTIMIDELKNDSAALNIIWENTVASLRFEVPTEEKAMASIDKVMNGPGAGDYFAAASYYHDANKDLEQAYEWINKSLEMGDLNAFWILRKKSLIAADLGKKEEAIEAAKKSLAGAEKAGNQDYVKMNKDSLKEWGAM, from the coding sequence ATGAAAAAACTACTTTTATTTTTATGCACAGCCGGGCTTATGAGTGCTACTCAAGCACAGGTACAGGCGCCACAACCTAGCCCATTTACTAAAGTTGAACAAAAAGTTGGACTTACCGATGTTACCCTCGAATATTCCCGTCCCGGAATGAGAGATCGCGAGATATTTGGGGAACTGGTGCCATTCGGCGATGTATGGCGTACCGGTGCTAACGAGAACACAAAAATTACTTTTAGCGACGATATCACTATTCAAGGTAATGAATTAAAGGCAGGAACTTATGCCATTTATACTATTCCACAGGAAGACGAATGGGAAGTGATGTTTTATTCTGATGCCTCTAACTGGGGAAATCCTGCGGAATGGAATGAAGAAAAAGTAGCCCTAAAAGCAACTGCTGAAGTGATGGAGCTTCCTTTTAAAATGGAAACTTTTACCATTATGATAGATGAGCTGAAGAATGATTCTGCCGCTCTTAATATTATTTGGGAAAATACAGTGGCAAGTTTAAGATTTGAAGTGCCTACCGAAGAAAAAGCAATGGCAAGTATAGACAAGGTAATGAACGGCCCAGGGGCAGGTGATTATTTTGCTGCTGCAAGCTATTATCACGATGCCAATAAAGATTTGGAACAGGCTTATGAATGGATAAATAAGTCTCTTGAAATGGGGGATCTAAATGCGTTCTGGATTTTAAGGAAAAAATCGCTTATCGCTGCCGATCTTGGAAAAAAAGAAGAAGCAATTGAAGCTGCCAAAAAGTCTTTAGCTGGAGCTGAAAAAGCCGGAAACCAGGATTACGTAAAAATGAACAAAGACTCTCTAAAAGAATGGGGAGCTATGTAA
- a CDS encoding 3'-5' exonuclease: MLNLFKKKPDNLPDFWNDYEAKFQEKFPKEIAGNRFVVLDTETTGFDIKKDRMLSIGAVAIKNKSINIADGFEEYISQKTFNPKTVKIHGIIQNERIETLLEEEAVKAFLKYIGNSVLVAHHAGFDIGMINEALSRMGLPKLKNKVLDTVNLYRGTRIISNLINREKSYSLDEIAETYNIDIKDRHTAAGDAFITAIAFLTILGKLNTDRKLNLKKMFRY; the protein is encoded by the coding sequence ATGCTGAATTTATTCAAAAAGAAACCTGATAATCTTCCTGACTTCTGGAATGATTATGAAGCAAAATTTCAGGAAAAATTCCCAAAAGAGATTGCGGGCAACAGATTTGTGGTTTTAGATACAGAAACTACAGGCTTTGATATCAAAAAAGACAGAATGCTTTCTATTGGTGCCGTAGCTATCAAAAATAAATCTATAAATATTGCCGACGGATTTGAAGAATATATTTCCCAAAAAACATTTAATCCTAAAACCGTAAAAATTCACGGAATAATTCAGAATGAACGCATTGAAACCCTCTTGGAAGAAGAAGCGGTAAAAGCATTTTTAAAATATATAGGGAATTCTGTATTAGTAGCGCATCACGCTGGTTTTGATATTGGCATGATCAATGAAGCTTTATCCAGAATGGGATTGCCAAAACTAAAAAATAAAGTTTTGGATACGGTGAATTTATACCGGGGAACCAGGATAATTTCTAATCTTATTAATAGGGAGAAAAGTTATTCCCTAGACGAAATCGCCGAAACATACAATATTGATATCAAAGATAGGCATACCGCCGCAGGCGATGCTTTTATTACCGCCATTGCTTTCCTTACCATACTTGGCAAGCTGAATACCGATAGAAAACTGAATTTAAAAAAAATGTTTAGGTATTAG
- a CDS encoding ribonucleotide-diphosphate reductase subunit beta has translation MSIFQKRVNYKPFEYPEILQFTEAINRSFWVHSEVDFTADVQDFHSHLSENEKQVIKKSLLAIAQIEVAVKSFWGDLYQHLPKPEFNGLGSTFAECEFRHSEAYSRLLEVLGYNNEFEKLIETPVIKKRVAYLSEALANTKSSDEKKYVFSLILFSILIENVSLFSQFAIILSFSRFKGVMKNVSNIIAWTSVDEQIHANAGIYIVNQIKNEFPEFFNEETKTQIREIIAHSMEVESEILDWIFADGALEQCKKEDLLNFMKYRVDDSLQKIGLEKIYFVSEYDYKAMLWFEEEVFANSLDDFFAKRPVDYTKHDKSITADDLF, from the coding sequence ATGAGTATTTTTCAAAAACGGGTAAACTACAAACCTTTCGAATATCCCGAAATCCTTCAGTTTACCGAAGCAATAAACCGATCTTTCTGGGTACATTCTGAAGTAGACTTTACCGCCGATGTACAGGATTTTCATTCCCATCTTAGTGAAAATGAAAAACAGGTGATTAAAAAGAGCCTACTTGCCATTGCACAGATTGAAGTAGCCGTTAAATCCTTTTGGGGCGATTTGTATCAACACCTTCCAAAACCAGAATTTAACGGACTCGGGAGTACCTTTGCTGAATGTGAGTTCAGGCATTCGGAAGCTTATTCCCGCTTGCTTGAAGTTTTAGGCTATAACAACGAGTTCGAGAAATTAATTGAAACTCCTGTTATCAAAAAAAGGGTAGCATATCTTTCTGAAGCTTTAGCAAATACAAAATCTTCAGATGAAAAAAAATACGTGTTTTCCCTTATTTTATTTTCGATCTTAATTGAAAACGTATCCCTTTTTAGTCAGTTTGCCATTATTCTTTCTTTTAGCCGATTTAAAGGCGTAATGAAAAATGTGAGCAATATAATTGCCTGGACTTCGGTAGATGAACAAATTCACGCCAATGCCGGGATTTATATCGTTAACCAGATTAAAAATGAATTTCCTGAATTTTTCAACGAGGAAACCAAAACTCAAATTAGGGAAATCATTGCCCACTCTATGGAAGTGGAGTCTGAAATCCTGGATTGGATCTTTGCTGATGGTGCTCTAGAACAGTGCAAAAAAGAAGACCTGCTGAATTTCATGAAATATCGCGTAGACGACAGCCTTCAAAAAATTGGTTTGGAAAAAATATATTTCGTTTCAGAATATGATTATAAAGCCATGTTATGGTTTGAGGAAGAAGTTTTCGCCAATAGTTTAGACGACTTTTTTGCCAAGCGCCCGGTAGATTATACCAAACACGATAAGAGCATCACAGCCGATGATCTTTTTTAA
- a CDS encoding SRPBCC family protein: MKIYTKKSVQKLPISLEEAWEFLSSPGNLKTITPDYMGFNILSGADRPMYPGQIIQYIVTPIAGIKTKWVTEITHVKDKEYFVDEQRFGPYALWHHKHFLKKIPGGVEMEDIVDYKLPFGILGQMVHPILVAPKLNEIFDYRQKKLVELFGEFDESKTKNSTLKQDILA, from the coding sequence ATGAAAATCTATACTAAGAAATCGGTACAAAAACTTCCCATAAGTCTTGAAGAAGCCTGGGAATTTCTGTCAAGCCCAGGAAATTTAAAGACAATTACACCAGATTATATGGGATTTAATATTCTCTCGGGAGCCGATCGCCCAATGTACCCGGGGCAAATTATTCAATATATAGTGACACCTATAGCGGGAATAAAAACCAAGTGGGTAACCGAAATAACCCACGTTAAAGACAAAGAATACTTTGTAGATGAACAACGTTTTGGACCTTATGCACTTTGGCACCACAAGCACTTCTTAAAGAAAATACCCGGCGGTGTAGAAATGGAAGATATTGTAGATTATAAATTACCCTTCGGAATTTTAGGACAAATGGTTCATCCTATTCTTGTAGCTCCTAAACTGAATGAGATATTCGATTACAGGCAGAAAAAACTCGTAGAACTTTTTGGCGAATTTGATGAAAGTAAAACCAAAAATTCAACTCTCAAACAGGACATTTTAGCGTAA